Genomic DNA from Nicotiana tabacum cultivar K326 chromosome 21, ASM71507v2, whole genome shotgun sequence:
agcgcactcattgagtacaccaatggttgttcgatcacttgaagtgaataaggatttgttccgacctccagaagaggaagaggaactccttggtcccgaagtaccctatctcagtgcaattggtgcactaatgtatcttgctaatgctacaaggcctgacatagcattttatgttaatttactagcaagatatagttcttctcctacacggagacattggaacgggattaagcatatattgcgatatttaaagggaactcttgatatgagtttgttttatgctaacaaaaaTAGTGCAGACcttattggttatgcagatgcaggttatttatctgatccccataaagctcgatctcaaaccggctacgtgtttacatatggaggtactatcatatcatggcgctccacaaagcaatctattgttgctacttcttcaaatcacgctgagataatagttattcatgaagcaagtagggaatgcgtatgattgagatcaataattcattttattcgagaaaaatgtggtttggaatgtgagaaaagacccacaattttatacgaagacaatgttgcatgcatagcccaattgaatggaggatttataaaaggagatagaatgaagcacatttcaccaaaattattctacacacacgatcttcagaaaagtgatGACATTGATGTgtaacaaatccgttcaagtgataatccagcagatttattcattaaatctttgccaacttcaacttttgagaagatggtatacaagattggaatgcggagactcaaatatttgaaacaaggttttcatcaaggggagtaaaatacgcgatgcactctttttcccttacgaAGGTTTTTTCctatggggttttccttataaggtttttaatgaggcacctagcaatgcgtctGACTAAATATGtgctctttttccttcactgggattttttcccacgtggtttttcctagtaaggttttaatgaggcacattatcttttaatgaacatccaagggggagtgttataaatatattatattatggatgttcatttagtactccgttgtaaataaacttcttgaagaaacttatccatatgggactccaccgtaaatatgtttatctatttagtactctattgaaaataagcttcctgaagaagcttatcacttcggtatccggttatggataaatattacccccggtagaagattattcataccgggtataataaacttatcctttcagtactctattatggataaacattgctctccgtagaagattatccatatctggtatagtatcagcttacacagcagcttcctttcttctataaatagaagagatttcagttcttTATGTACATtaatttgaattcgaataatataacagtttctctctatacttgtctttactttatagtctttattttataacagaacAATAATTATCACCATTAATGTCGATATTTCACATAAATCTCGAACTAGAAGGACCAATAAATTTCAGACATTTTAGccgaaaattaaaataaaataaatgtaacACTCCTGCAGCTTTCTTCGGGTCAATTATTCCATTTTTGTCGCCTTCTAGACTCTCATTACAATCAGAaccggaatatcttcatccttatcCAATTCTCCTCGAGCTCATGTGGGCACCATTTCCAACAGCGGACAAAAGTCCGTTACCGTTTACAGTTACAATATAACAGTCGGTACACTTTTCGTGTTAACTCCGTTACTTTTCGGATTTCTTACAGCCAAAGGTTACTTAGCTTGTACTGGAAGATATATGACAAGAACGAGATTCGGCCGGCGGTAGAATTGAACCACCGTTAGAGTCGCCGAAAAATGGAGTAAATTCGCCGCACTTCCGGCACCGAGAACGAGTACCGACGAGGATCTGCCGGCAGGAAGGACACGACGCGTGCGACGCAAGCCACGTGTCCACACACTGAAGGTGAAACACGTGTCCGCATTGCGGCAGCACGCGTATTTCATCTCCCTGAACGTACTCCACCAGACAAATCGCGCACTCCGCCGTGACCGCCGACGCACCATTCCCCGCAACGGTAGAAGAAGGATCGTACTTGTACTTCGGTAAGGACTTCAAAACTTTCTTCTTCAGTCCTTTATTCGCCGGCGGCATATTTTCCGGCGTGCCTCGCCGGAGCCAAGTGCAACGAGCTACTACAATGAGACCTGAGACACAGATTACTGCGCAGAGTAAAGCGGCTAAGATGACGACGAAGTCGGATTCGGCTGTCACAGAATACGGTGGCTCAGCGTCCGCTTCCACTGCAGCGGGATTTGGCGGCGGCGGTGAAGTGGAGGAAGAGTTGGTGGTGTTTAGCAGGAATCTAGGTGGTCGAGTCATAATTTAGCGACAGATGTAATAATTGTGGCTAAGGGGTTTTATATTTCAAGAGGAAGTTGAAATGTCGTTAAGGATAAAGGACAGAGTTAGCTAAGATATATATAAGTGTCAGGTCAGTCAGCTGTGGATATTATAAATATATAGTGGGCAGATGGAGTTGTTGTGAGGGTTGAAGGGAAGGTGGTTTGGGGTGGTAGGGTAAGACAACCTAAAGCtctatgtaaaaaaaaaaataatagtatgaattaagtataacaataacaacaacaaatccagttTAATCCAATAAGTAAGGTCTCAAGAGGGTagcgtgtacgcagaccttacccctaccctataaAGGTAGAAAGAATGTGTCTGATAGACTCTCGGTTCAAGTAACAGTAAAAATAAAGCAACAagaaatagcaacaacaatgtAATAGGGAAattaagtaaaaaataaaaattgatatATCACCTAAATCAATACTATAAGTTACGTAACTAATATGGTAAGTATTGTCTAACACCATATAAGGAGACAAGTGACACCGATTAAATATTTGTAGCATGAACAATATAACATAGGAGCCAATAGTGCAAGTCAAGAAATACAAATGGACTTGACtttaatatcatgtaaaaatTAGACGTTTGACCAAGTTCAGTTATGAAAACTAGTTCATGAGTGGAATATTGTCAAATATGATACCTATAAGAAATAACTACATTATATTAGTGATGATAAGTATTAATATGAAAGTGAATTTTCGTAAAATATATTATATCATATAAAGTggaattagtttttcttttgacCATCGAGTATCTAGAATTATTAGCTCAATATTACCTTCGTATAGGGGGTCACCGCCCCCTGTAATTTCGAAAAAGAAAGCTTATGCAACTACATTGGTCAATTTGGAGGTATAATTTGATTTTAGAGTGTTGTCTGGTTCGATTCCTACCTTAACATTTGCTCAAAATTTTATTCCATAATGGTGCCCGTCATTTTTAAATCTTGGGTTGCCTATGTAATGAAGTCCATGGTATTGTCAAACATGGAGGCAGGTGTTGTCACCAACAAAACCACTCTAAAATAAGGGTTGAGGAAGAGGCACAAAAAAGATTGGCTCCCAAATAATGTGTCGCATATGTAGTGTGAAAAGttgtcttttatttatttatttatttatttttagcttTATCTCTTGAGATAAGAGAAAGAAGCGAGCTTATAGACTGTCCAATTAGGACACAGTATTTTAGATCATTTGTATCAATTTTACTTTATGTTCCAACTTGAAGGCATCAAttataaaagtttaaaattaCAAAGACGATAGAAACTTTTTtccaaaaaaggaagaaaaaaggaTGGATTGATTTGATTTCACTACGTGCGACAAAAGTTAGGAAGTCTTGCCCAATTGATTCAACTGTCAGTcaatttgtatttcttttcaaatGATTAAcgagaaattttattttatgtcaCGTAATCAAAGTGTAACAACAAGGATATAATTGACCAAACTATTTACGGATAGTATATTTAGGATAGGGGTGTACAAATCGAGCCGAAAAATCGTaccaaatcgaaaagtcaaaccaaaccgattaaaaaatccgactatgtttggtttgatttggtttggtattgagtaaaaaaacccgaaccaaaccgacatataaatatataatttttatatatactttcaaaattttttatagaattttctttaaaaaatatctagaaatatttgggattctcttatgtgatataatatttaataaaatatgaagtgctccatatttattaaccttaaaaaatgggttgtatgatcactttcttagcAAATATTACTGAAACGCGTCAATCTCTTTaatcttccatattcatatgtcaagatctattaaattcttatatctttttcgaatttgaagtggttattattatttaggtatcatattgatttttatgttcaattacTAAATTCGattaaccttgaaagtgtacatcaacaaaaacttattgtcagacgactaaaaaaataactttCATGTGTTACTAAGTAGATTCTCTCGTAAGAAtatttaatagataatatgtttgtcaattttttatatttttactaaacatatgtttacttataaaaaatttaacaaaataagattgaaataatatttaaataacaagaaatccgaaaacccgaaaaatccgccaaaaccgaaccaatctaacccgatatagttggtttggttcggttttgataaaaaccgaaccaacccgatccatatatacccCTAATTTAGGCCATTAGCATCATCAAGGGCAAATTTGACCCAATTACCTTTGACACGTGACAATTTCTAGTGCTAATAAGTTCTGTTCGTTAATAAGAACAAACATAGGCACCATCAAGTGAACTGCAGTGGATGAGGCTACTCCTCCCTTAAtcagaggtctcgagttcgagtcttgggtatggaaaaatccttggtagggagcgcttcccTTCGAATGGAGCCTTACCCAATGCGAATCCGGATATAATCGGGCTCTAATGCGGATACCGGACACCGAGTGAGAACCAAAAAAAAGAACAAACATAGGCTAATTTAACAGCGACATAGACGTAATGACCCCCAACTATTAATGAGGGATAAATTTAAAGTACCATTTCACATAGTTTATGAACAAATTTAACCATTTTCTCTATATTTTATTCCTCACTTTTCtgttctcttatttcttttttcttctgtttCTATTTGTTTGAAGAATGTGGTGATTCACATCAGAGATGGCTCAAAAAattggtggcctaaagccaaactttaagAAGAGGCCTTTAACTTTTATAAACAAAATTTTATATGTTTTTCTTCTCGTTGTTAAGGTGATATATAGACCATCTTATAGGTATCTTGATTAGGCACTGAATTACTAGCTAGAGCGAAGATATCTGATGACTCTACTCATCAAAACTACGATATTATTAACACTCATGGTCAAGATAATTTTTATAAGTTTTTATCGATCATCTAATGATCTCGCTTTTGTTAAGTATATGTTAAAATATATTTAGATATTTAGAATAGTTTAAGTCTATTTTGAACTGAAACAGCAGTTGATTCACTCTTTTGTAAGAAATATCAACTCTAAAAAAAACTACAAAAGACTTTCACCCTCTTCTTGCCTTTTGTGGTCTTTTCATTAAATATCTTAATTAAGAAAAATTGAACTTTAGAATTACCTTTTTTGGCTTTATGTTAATAAGAAAGCTTCACATAAGTTATGTTGGTTATGTAACAGTAAAAATTATGTTGACACCAAATCGAGCAATTTTTAATTTTAGTAATTAAAAAACTAAAGTGAAAATGCAAAGTGATACGTGTACATAATGTAAGGCACTTGCATAATTAATATGAAATAAACGCtggatataaaaaaaaaattaaaatttctcATAATTAGCCGTTAAAATTGACAACAGATAGTATTATCAATTATGCATGTGATAAATTAGTAATCTTTACGCAAGTTAGAGTGGAAACAAATATTGTTTACATAATTTTGGATAATTTGAATCGAAAACGGAATCTCTTCGCCATCGTTGCCAATAGCCTATATGCGTCTATAATCCCTATCttatctttgtccaattggaaaAAAGTTAAAATATCATATCATATACATTATAGAGCAAAAGTTGTCTAAATAAAGCGCAGATTTCGGCTTAAGATTTCCTTTTAAAAATGGGAATTGGGAATTGACAACTCTAGTACAA
This window encodes:
- the LOC107807258 gene encoding RING-H2 finger protein ATL8, with protein sequence MTRPPRFLLNTTNSSSTSPPPPNPAAVEADAEPPYSVTAESDFVVILAALLCAVICVSGLIVVARCTWLRRGTPENMPPANKGLKKKVLKSLPKYKYDPSSTVAGNGASAVTAECAICLVEYVQGDEIRVLPQCGHVFHLQCVDTWLASHASCPSCRQILVGTRSRCRKCGEFTPFFGDSNGGSILPPAESRSCHISSSTS